One Pseudomonas sp. MM213 genomic window, CAACGGCGGCGACGGCCGTCACGCGCACCCGACCCAAGGCATGCTCGACATGCTGACGATCCGTCGGCACAAGGGCAGCTTCGAAAACCTTTCCGTGGCCATCGTCGGCGACATCCTGCACTCGCGGGTGGCGCGCTCGAACATGCTGGCGCTGAAAACCCTCGGCTGCCCGGACATCCGCGTGATCGCGCCGAAAACCCTGCTGCCGATCGGCATCGAGCAATACGGCGTGAAGGTCTACACCGACATGACCGAAGGCCTGAAAGACGTCGACGTGGTGATCATGTTGCGCCTGCAACGCGAACGCATGACTGGCGGCCTGCTGCCGAGCGAAGGCGAGTTCTATCGCCTGTTCGGCCTGACCACCGCGCGCCTGGCCGGGGCCAAACCGGATTGCATCGTCATGCACCCAGGGCCGATCAACCGCGGGGTTGAGATTGAGTCGGCGGTGGCCGATGGTCCGCATTCGGTGATTCTCAACCAGGTAACCTACGGCATCGCGATTCGTATGGCCGTGCTGTCCATGGCCATGAGCGGGCAGACTGCCCAGCGCCAATTCGAGCAGGAGAACGTTCAGTGAAGCTCAGCATTCTCGGCGCCCGCGTGATCGATCCAGTCAGCGGGCTGGATCAAGTGACTGATATCCACATCGAAGCCTGCAAGATCGTCGCCCTTGGCGCCGCACCCGCCGGTTTTGTTGCCGTCGATACCATCGACGCCCAAGGCCTGGTGGCCGCACCGGGGCTGGTTGACCTGAACGTCGCCCTGCGCGAGCCAGGCTACAGCCGCAAAGGTTCGATCGTCAGCGAAACCCGCGCCGCCGCTGCCGGTGGCGTGACCAGCCTGTGCTGCCCGCCGAAGACCAAACCGGTGCTGGACACCTCGGCCGTGGCCGAACTGATCCTCGACCGCGCCCGCGAGGCCGGCAACACCAAGGTGTTCCCGATTGGCGCCCTGAGCAAAGGCCTGGACGGCGAGCAACTGGCCGAGCTCGTGGCTTTGCGCGATGCCGGTTGCGTGGCCTTCGGCAACGGTCTGGAAAGCTTCCGCAACACCCGCACCCTGTGCCGGGCGCTGGAGTACGCGGCGACTTTTGACCTGACGGTGATTTTCAACTCGCAGGACCATGATCTGGCCGAAGGTGGCTTGGCGCATGAAGGTCCGACCGCCAGTTTCCTCGGCTTGCCGGGTATTCCGGAAACCGCGGAAACCGTAGCGCTGGCCCGTGATCTGTTGCTGGTCGAGCAAAGTGGCGTGCGCGCGCACTTCAGCCAGCTGACCAGCGCTCGCGGCGTGGCCCTGATTGCTCAGGCCCAGGCGCGCGGATTGCCGGTGACGGCGGATGTCGCCCTGTACCAGCTGATCCTGACCGATGAAGCGCTGATCGACTTCAGCAGCCTCTATCACGTCCAGCCGCCGCTGCGCACCCGCGCCGATCGCGATGGCTTGCGTGAGGCGGTGAAGTCCGGGGTGGTTTCGGCGATCTCCAGTCATCACCAGCCCCATGAACGGGACGCCAAACTGGCGCCGTTCGGTGCGACGGAACCAGGGATCAGCAGCGTTGAACTGTTGCTGCCGCTGGCGATGACGCTGGTGGAAGACGGTTTGCTCGATCTGCCGACGTTGCTGGCACGCCTGAGTGCCGGGCCTGCGCAAGCCTTGCGCTTGCCGGCGGGGAAACTGGCGGTAGGTGGTGCGGCGGATATCGTGCTGTTCGATCCGGCGGCTTCGACCGTGGCCGGTGAAACCTGGCTGTCCAAGGGTGAGAACTGCCCGTTCATTGGGCATAGTTTGCCGGGCGTGGTGCGTTACACGCTGGTGGATGGGCGGATTAGCCACCAGGCGTAAGACCGCGTTGCCCCAATCGCTAGCAGGGCTAGCTCCCACGGGGGATTTGTGTCGTTCACAGATCCTGTGTGGGAGCTAGCCTGCTAGCGATGACTTACTGGAAAGTGCCGCGATTCTGCGCGTTACGCACGGAAACCTGGTCATTCAGCGTCCAGAAGTCATACAAAACCCCCAGAAAGAACAACCCGCCCGTCACCAGGTACAGCAATCCGCTGATCCACTTCCCCTGATACATCCGGTGCACGCCGAACACTCCCAGAAATGTCAGCAGAATCCACGCAACGTTGTATTCGATAGGCCCGGCGGTGAAACGCAGGTCCGCTTCACGGTCCATGGCCGGGATCAGGAACACGTCGATCAGCCAGCCGATACCCAGTAAACCCAGGGTGAAAAACCAGATCGTCCCGGTCACCGGCTTACCGTAATAAAAGCGGTGAGCGCCGGTAAAACCGAAAATCCACAGCAGGTAACCGATCACTTTGCTGTGGGTATCTTGATGTGGAACGGGGTGTCGATAGGTGTTCATGAATGGCCTCGAATCACACGATAGATAAATATTCTTGAATTCTTTGTGACTTTTTTACAGGTGGCCGACGTATGGCAAATGCTACCGTGTCTCCCGTCAAACCCTTATAGCACCTGACTTCTGTCCGACAATTGCGTCTATTTGCCGCGTATTGGGCTCCGTTGACCGCCAGGTTGAATCGACCAACGGCCTCGGAATGACAAAAAAAGCTGTTATAAAGTTTCGCGCTAACCAACACGAGCCTTGCCTAATGCGTCCATTTTTCAAGACATGGCTAACCATTTGCCTTTTGATGCCACTGGCCGCCCACGCCACCAATCGTGAGCAACGTCTTCCTAACGTTAATGGTTACACCCCAAAATCCCATGTTTCTGCTCCTTCGAGCAAAAACAAACAAACTGCCAAGCAACCGACTTCGCTGAGCAAAGCCAACAGCAAGCTTGTCCCGCCGATGGCGACCAAGGAAAGCAGCAATGTGCTGAGCCGTGCCGTCAACGTCCTCGGTACACCTTACCGTTGGGGCGGCAGCAGCCCAAGTAAAGGGTTCGATTGCAGCGGCCTGGTGAAATACGCGTTCAACGACGCCACGTTTGACCTGCCACGCACCTCGAACGCCATGGCCAGCGGTCATGGCGAGAAAGTCGAACGCGGCGACCTGAAGCCGGGCGACCTGATTTTCTTCAACATCAAGAGCCGCCGGGTCAATCACGTTGCCATCTACCTGGGCAACGACCGCTTCATCCACGCACCACGCCGTGGCAAGTCGGTGACCATCGACACCTTGAAGAAACCGTACTGGGAAAGCCACTACGTGGTTGCCAAGCGGGTTCTGCCTAAAGAGAAGAACACGCTGCAGGTTGTTCAGCGCTGATTTGAAAATCCCGGGCCTAACCCGGGATTTTGCTTTGAACCTGATGCCCCCATCGCGAGCAGGCTCGCTCCCACATTGGAATGCATTCACCTGTGGGAGCGAGGCTTGCCCGCGAAGGCGTATTCGGACTGGTCAAAAATTATCCGGCGACCGCGCCTTATCCCGCGCATGCTCGCGGCTGATCAAGCCCTTGGTCACCAACTCCTTCAAGCACATATCCAGCGTCTGCATCCCCAGATTCCCGCCGGTCTGAATCGACGAGTACATCTGCGCCACCTTGTCCTCACGGATCAGGTTACGGATCGCCGATGTTCCCAGCATGATTTCGTGCGCCGCGATCCGCCCGCCGCCGATCTTCTTCACCAGCGTCTGCGATACCACCGCCAGCAGCGACTCGGACAACATCGAACGCACCATCGACTTCTCTTCCCCCGGAAACACATCCACGATCCGGTCGATGGTTTTCGCCGCCGACGTGGTGTGCAACGTGCCAAACACCAGATGGCCAGTCTCGGCAGCCGTCAGCGCCAGGCGAATAGTCTCCAGATCACGCATCTCGCCCACCAGAATCACATCCGGATCCTCCCGCAACGCCGAGCGCAAGGCGGTGGCGAAGCTACGGGTATCGCGATGGACTTCGCGCTGATTGATCAGGCATTTGCGTGATTCGTGGACGAATTCGATCGGGTCTTCAATGGTCAGGATGTGGTGATGACGATGGTTGTTCAGGTAGTCGATCATCGCCGCCAGGGTGGTGGACTTGCCGGAACCGGTCGGGCCGGTGACCAGCACCAGGCCACGGGGGGAGTCGGTAATCTTGCGAAACACTTCCCCCATCCCGAGGTCTTCCATGCTCAGGACCTTCGACGGAATCGTTCGGAACACCGCGCCGGCGCCACGGCTCTGGTTGAACGCATTGACCCGGAAACGCGCAACGCCGGGCACATCAAAGGAAAAGTCGGTTTCCAGGTGTTTCTCGAAATCCACCCGCTGGGTGTCGTTCATGATGTCGTAGACCAGCTCCTGAACTTCCTTGTGATCCAGGGCTGGCAGATTGATGCGCCGCACATCGCCGTCGACGCGAATCATCGGTGGCAGGCCTGCCGACAGGTGCAAGTCGGACGCTCCTTGTTTGGCGCTGAACGCCAGCAGCTCAGTGATATCCATAGCACTCCTCAATTCCAGTAGAATGCCGCCAACCTCAGACCCGCTGGCGCCTCTTGAATGTCCACGATAGCAGACAACATTGAACTGGTTAGTTCACGCATCCGGGCTGCCGCCCTCGCCGCCCATCGTGACGAACACAGCGTCCAGCTCCTGGCCGTGAGCAAGACCAAGCCCGCCGAGGCCCTGCGCGAAGCACATGCCGCCGGCCTGCGCGACTTTGGCGAGAACTACCTGCAGGAAGCCCTGGGCAAACAGCTCGAATTGGCCGACCTGCCCTTGATCTGGCACTTCATCGGCCCCATTCAATCGAACAAGACTCGCGCTATCGCCGAGCACTTCGCTTGGGTGCATTCCGTGGATCGCTTGAAAATCGCACAACGCCTGTCCGAACAACGCCCTGCCGATCTGCCGCCACTGAACATCTGCATCCAGGTCAATGTCAGCGGTGAGGCCAGCAAATCCGGCTGCACCCCGGCCGACCTGCCGGCCCTGGCCAACGCCATCAGCGAACTGCCGCGCATCAAGCTGCGCGGGCTGATGGCGATTCCCGAGCCGACGGAAGATCGCGCCGCCCAGGACGCCGCTTTTGCTGCCGTGCAAAGCCTGCAAGCCAGCCTGAACCTGCCGCTCGACACACTTTCCATGGGCATGAGCCACGACCTTGAGTCGGCCATCGCCCAAGGCGCCACTTGGGTCCGCATCGGTACGGCCCTGTTTGGCGCCCGCGACTACGGTCAGCCTTGAACCCATGGCCGACTCTTCTATTTATAAGGACCTGACATGAGCAAGACTCGTATTGCCTTTATCGGTGCCGGCAACATGGCCGCCAGCCTGATCGGCGGCCTGCGCGCCAAAGGTCTGGACGCCGCGCAGATCCGCGCCAGCGATCCGGGCGCAGAAACCCGCACCAAAGTGAACGCCGAACACGGCATCGAAGTATTCGCTGACAACGCCGAGGCCATTCAAGGCGCCGACGTGGTCGTTCTGGCGGTCAAACCGCAAGCGATGAAAGCCGTGTGCGAAGCGATTCGCCCGAGCTTGAAACCGGATCAACTGGTGGTGTCCATCGCTGCCGGCATCACCTGCGCCAGCATGAACAACTGGCTCGGCGCACAACCGATCGTGCGCTGCATGCCCAATACCCCGGCGCTGCTGCGTCAGGGCGTGAGCGGTTTGTTCGCCACCGCCGAAGTCACCGCAGAACAGCGCCAACAGGCGCAAGAACTGCTGTCGGCCGTGGGCATCGCCTTGTGGCTGGATGAAGAGCAGCAACTGGACGCCGTCACCGCCGTCTCCGGCTCGGGCCCTGCGTACTTCTTCCTGTTGATCGAAGCCATGACCGCCGCCGGCGTGAAGCTCGGCCTGCCGGCGGACATCGCTGCCCAACTGACCCTGCAAACTGCCTTGGGCGCCGCACACATGGCGGTTGCCAGCGATGTCGACGCGGCTGAACTGCGTCGCCGTGTGACATCGCCGGCGGGCACCACAGAAGCTGCAATCAAATCGTTCCAGGCTGGCGGCTTCGAAGCGCTGGTAGAAAAAGCACTCGGCGCCGCTGCGCACCGCTCGGCCGAGATGGCTGAGCAGCTCGGTCGCTAATCAGCCCTTACAAAGGAATAAATGATGCTAGGACTCAACGACGCTGCCATTTTCATCATCAAGACCCTGGGCAGCCTGTATCTGCTGATTGTGCTGTTGCGCTTCATCCTGCAACTGGTCCGGGCGAACTTCTACAACCCGCTCTGCCAGTTCATCGTCAAGGCTACCCAGCCGCTGCTCAAGCCTCTGCGCCGGGTCATCCCGAGCATGTTCGGGCTGGATATGTCGTCACTGGTGCTGGCGCTGATCGTGCAAATGCTGCTGATCGCGGTCATCGTGTCGCTCAAAGGCTTCATGGTCGATTGGGTGCTGCTGGTGCCGTGGGCGCTGATTGCGCTGTTCTCGCTGTTTTTGAATATTATTTTCTGGGCGATGATCATCAGCGTGATTCTGTCCTGGGTCGCACCGGGTAGCCACAATCCGGGCGCCGAGCTGGTCGCGCAGATTACTGAACCGGTACTGGCCCCATTCCGCCGGATCATTCCGAACCTGGGCGGCCTCGATATCTCGCCGATCTTCGCGTTCATCGTGATCCAGTTGCTGCAAAGCTGGCTGATTCCGCGACTGGCGTACTTTGCCCTGATGCCTCAAGGGCTGCTCGGTTTGATCTGATACCGCGTCATCGTTCTTCGCGGGCAAGCCTCGCTCCTACAGGTCATGCGCCATTTCAACATTGCCGCATGACCTGTAGGAGCGAGGCTTGCCCGCGAATGTAGCGCCTCGGTTCAACTGAATGAAATCAGGCCCGGCCTTTGCTTGCCGCTAACCCCACCGGTCTTTAGACTTACGCCTCATTTCAACGAGAGCAGGGTCGATGCCAACTGCCTTTCCCGCCGATTCTGTTGGTCTGGTGACGCCGCAAGTGGCGCACTTCAGTGAACCCCTGGCCCTGGCCTGTGGCCGTTCGCTCCCAGCGTATGACCTGATTTACGAAACCTACGGCACGCTGAACGCCACGGCGAGCAACGCCGTGCTGATCTGTCACGCCTTGTCCGGTCACCATCACGCCGCCGGCTTCCACAGCCCCGACGACCGCAAACCCGGTTGGTGGGACAGCTGCATCGGCCCCGGCAAGCCGATCGACACCAACAAGTTCTTCGTGGTCAGCCTGAACAACCTCGGCGGTTGCAACGGCTCCACGGGCCCGAGCAGCGTCAACCCGGAAACCGGAAAGCCGTTCGGCGCCGATTTCCCGGTGCTGACCGTGGAAGACTGGGTGCACAGCCAGGCGCGCCTGGCCGACCGGATCGGCATCAGCCAATGGGCCGCCGTGATTGGTGGCAGCCTCGGCGGCATGCAGGCGATGCAATGGAGCATCACCTACCCCGATCGCATTCGTCACTGCCTGGCCATTGCCTCGGCACCGAAACTGTCGGCACAGAACATCGCCTTCAACGAAGTCGCACGCCAGGCAATCCTCACCGACCCCGAATTCCACGGTGGTTCGTTCCAGGAAGCGGGCGTGATCCCCAAGCGCGGCTTGATGCTGGCGCGGATGGTCGGGCACATCACTTATCTGTCCGATGACTCGATGGGCGAAAAATTCGGCCGCGGCCTGAAGAGCGAAAAGCTCAACTACGACTTCCACAGCGTCGAGTTCCAGGTTGAAAGCTACCTGCGTTATCAGGGCGAAGAGTTCTCCGGGCGTTTCGATGCCAACACTTACCTGCTGATGACCAAGGCGCTGGACTACTTCGACCCGGCAGCAAACTTCGACGATGACCTGGCGAAAACCTTCGCCGGCGCTTCGGCCAAGTTCTGCGTGATGTCCTTCACCACCGACTGGCGCTTCTCCCCGGCCCGCTCGCGGGAACTGGTGGACGCGCTGATGGCGGCCAAGAAAGACGTCTGCTACCTCGAGATCGACGCTCCGCAAGGCCACGACGCCTTCCTGATTCCGATCCCGCGTTACTTGCAGGCGTTCAGCAATTACATGAACCGCATTACGTTGTGAGAAAGCCATGAGAGCTGATCTGGAAATCATCCAGGAATGGATCCCCGCCGGCAGCCGCGTGCTCGACCTCGGTTGCGGTGACGGCGAGCTGCTGACGTGGCTGCGCGACAACAAACAAGTCACCGGCTACGGCCTGGAAAACGACCCGGACAACATCGCCGAGTGCGTGGCCAAGGGCATCAACGTGATCGAGCAGGACCTGGACAAGGGCCTGGGCAACTTTGCCAGCAACAGTTTCGACGTCGTGGTCATGACCCAGGCGCTGCAAGCCGTGCATTACCCGGACAAGATCCTCGACGAAATGCTGCGGGTCGGTCGCCAATGCATCATCACCTTCCCCAACTTCGGTCACTGGCGCTGCCGCTGGTACCTGGCGAGCAAGGGCCGGATGCCGGTGTCCGAGTTTCTGCCGTACACCTGGTACAACACGCCGAACATCCACTTTTGCACTTTCGAAGACTTTGAAGCACTTTGCCGCGAACGTGAAGCCAAGGTCATTGATCGGCTTGCCGTGGATCAACAGCATCGGCACGGGTGGGCCAGTAAGCTATGGCCTAATCTGTTAGGTGAGATCGGTATTTACCGCGTCAGCAGTCCAGGACTGCAGGATCACAAGGTCGCGGTCTGAACCACCCTATTTCAAGGAGAACGATCATGGGTCGTCTAGCGTTATTTCTACTCACTGCCTGCCTGAGCGTTACCGCCATGGCCGCCGACGTCATCAAGGGCGAGCGCAAGGAAACCTTCGGTGACGTGACGGTGCATTACAACACCTTCAACTCCACGTTCCTGACACCGGACATTGCCAAGTCCGCCGAACTGGTCCGCAGCAAGAACCAGGGCGTGATCAACGTCTCGGTGATCAAGGATGGCAAACCGCTGGTCTCTAACGTCAGCGGCACGGTCAAAGACCTCACCAGCCAAAGTGTGCCGTTGAAATTCAAGCAGATCACCGAACAAGGCGCGATCTACTACATCGCGCAATACCCTGTGGAGCAACAGGAAGTCCGCACCTTCGATATCAAAGTGCAGACCGGCGATAAAACCAACACCATCAGTTTCCAACAAGAGCTTTTCCCCGGCCAATGATGAATTTCACGCAACTCGTACTGGCCAGCCACAACGCCGGCAAACTCAAGGAACTCCAGGCCATGCTCGGCGACTCGGTGCATCTGCGCTCGATCGGCGAGTTCAGCAGCGTCGAGCCTGAAGAAACCGGTCTGTCGTTCGTCGAGAACGCCATTCTCAAGGCCCGCAATGCCGCGCGCATTTCCGGCCTGCCGGCGTTGGCCGACGACTCCGGGCTGGCGGTGGATTTCCTTGGCGGCGCACCGGGTATCTACTCGGCTCGTTACGCTGACGGCAAAGGCGATGCGGCGAACAACGCCAAACTGCTCGACGCCTTGAAAGACGTGCCGCAAGCCGAGCGCGGCGCGCAGTTCGTCTGCGTGCTGGCGCTGGTGCGCCACGCTGATGATCCGCTGCCGATCCTCTGCGAAGGGCTGTGGCATGGGCGCATCCTGACCCAAGCCAGTGGCGAGCACGGTTTCGGTTACGATCCGCTGTTCTGGGTGCCAGAGCGCGATTGCTCCAGCGCCGAGCTGAGCCCGAGCGACAAGAACCTCATCAGCCACCGCGCCCGTGCAATGGATCTGCTGCGCCAGCGTCTGGGCTTGAAATGACCCGTGAATCATCCGCGCCACCGCTGATCTACGGCGGCGGCGCACAATCACCTCGGGCTGCGCTTCCCGTGCTGCCGCCCCTGGCGCTGTACATCCACATCCCGTGGTGTGTGCGCAAATGCCCTTATTGCGACTTCAACTCCCACACCGCAAGCCCCGTGCTGCCGGAAGAAGAGTACGTCGACGCCTTGCTAGCGGACCTTGATCAGGATTTGCACGCGGTCTACGGCCGCGAGTTGAGCTCGATCTTCTTTGGTGGTGGCACGCCGAGCCTGTTCAGCGCCGAAGCCTTGGGCCGCCTGCTCAAAGGCGTCGAGCAACGGATTCCGTTTGCCGGCGACATTGAAATCACCCTGGAGGCCAATCCAGGCACGTTCGAGCAAGAGAAGTTCGTCGCCTACCGCGCGCTGGGCATCAATCGGCTATCGATCGGCATCCAGAGCTTTCAGGAAGAGAAACTCAAGGCACTGGGGCGGATTCACAACGGCGATGAAGCGGTGCGAGCCGCCGGCATGGCGCGCCAGGCCGGGTTCGATAACTTCAACCTGGACTTGATGCACGGTTTGCCCGATCAGTCGCTGGACGACGCCCTGAGTGATCTGCGCCAGGCCATCGCCCTGAAGCCGACCCACTTGTCCTGGTACCAGCTGACGCTGGAGCCGAACACGGTGTTCTGGAACCAGCCGCCTGTGCTGCCGGAAGACGACACGCTGTGGGACATTCAGGAAGCCGGCCAGGCGCTGCTCGCCGAGCACGGTTACGCACAATACGAAGTCTCGGCGTATGCCCTGCCCGGTCGTCCGGCGCGGCATAACCTCAATTACTGGAGCTTCGGCGACTTCATCGGCATCGGTGCCGGTGCCCACGGCAAGCTCAGTCATCCGGACGGGCGCATCGTGCGCACCTGGAAGACGCGCCTGCCGAAGGATTACCTGAACCCGGCGAAAAGCTTCAAGGCTGGCGAGAAAGCGCTGACCAACGATGAACTGCCGTTCGATTTTCTGATGAACGCTTTGCGCCTGACTGATGGCGTGGAATCACGGCTGTATCCAGAGCGCACCGGGCTGAGCCTGGAAAGCCTCGCCGAAGGCCGCCGCGAAGCCGAACAAAGCGGCCTGTTGCAGGTCGAACCGTCACGCCTGGCGGCCACCGAGCGCGGGCAATTGTTCCTCAATGACTTGCTGCAAACATTTCTGAGCTGATTTCAGCCGTAAGGGAAAACGAATGGATTTGATACTCGACCTGCTCGCCACCGTCTCCCGCTGGAGCCGCAGTAACCTGTCGGAAATCTCTCTGGCGCTGGTGGGGTGTTTGCTGGTGCTGTTCGGCGCGGACATCAAAGCCTGGATCGATCAACGCCTGGGTAGCATCGCCGGCGCTTTGCGCGTCCCGTTGCTCGCGCTGGTGTGCATGATCGGCAGCGGTGCCGCGCTGATCTACGCCACACCGTGGATCGTTCGTGGTTTGAGCCAGTTCAACAACTACAGCCTGGCGCCGGTGTTGTTGGTGGTGTTGGTGCTGATTGGCGTCGTCGCCGACCGCCGCTGATTTCCGGACACAAAAAAACCTGTAGGAGCAAGGCTTGCCCGCGAAGGCGGTGTGTCAGTCGATGATGATAGTGACTGGTACGGCCCCTTCGCGGGCAAGCCTCGCTCCTACAGGTTTATAGCGTAGGGCTTAGGACTGCTTTTCGAACTTCAGGTCCCACACGCCATGCCCAAGTCGTTCGCCACGGCGTTCGAACTTGGTGATCGGGCGCTCGGCCGGGCGCGGTACGCACTTGCCGTCTTCGGCGAGGTTGCGATAACCCGGCGCAACGTTCATCACTTCCAGCATGTATTCAGCGTACGGTTCCCAGTCGGTGGCCATGTGCAGAATACCGCCGACCTTCAACTTGCTGCGCACCAGTTCAGCGAACGACGCCTGAACGATACGACGCTTGTGGTGGCGGCTCTTGTGCCATGGGTCCGGGAAAAACAGCATCAGGCGATCGAGGCTGTTGTCGGCCACGCAACGGTTGAGCACTTCGATCGCGTCGCAATCGTAGACCCGCAGGTTGGTCAGGCCCTGAGTCAGCACGCCATTGAGCAGCGCGCCCACACCCGGACGGTGCACTTCCACGCCAATGAAATCCTGTTCCGGCGAAGCGGCGGCCATTTCCAGCAGCGAATGGCCCATGCCGAAACCGATTTCCAGCGAACGCGGTGCCGAGCGACCGAATACCTGGTCGAAGTCCACCGGCGCGTCGGCCAATGGCAGCACGAACAGCGGCGTGCCCTGTTCCAGACCTTTTTGCTGGCCTTCGGTCATGCGCCCGGCGCGCATCACGAAACTCTTGATGCGGCGGTGTTGGCGCTCGTCGCCTTCTTCCGTCTGGATTGGCGTGTCGTTTGATTCAGTCATCAATGGCTCTTACTTGATCAGACCATCCAGCGGCGAAGAGGCGCTGGCATAGAGTTTTTTCGGCATGCGGCCGGCGAGGTAGGCCAGGCGGCCTGCAACGATGGCGTGTTTCATGGCTTCAGCCATCATGATCGGCTGCTGGGCATGGGCGATGGCCGAGTTCATCAGCACCGCCTCGCAACCCAGCTCCATGGCGATGGTGGCGTCGGAAGCGGTACCGACACCGGCATCCACCAGCACGGGAATCTTGGCCTCTTCGAGGATGATCTGCAGGTTGTACGGGTTGCAGATCCCCAGGCCCGTGCCGATCAGACCGGCCAGCGGCATGACCGCGATGCAGCCGATTTCCGCCAGTTGACGGGCGATGATCGGGTCATCGCTGGTGTAGACCATCACGTCGAAGCCTTCCTTGACCAGCACTTCGGCGGCCTTGAGGGTTTCGATCACGTTGGGGAACAGGGTTTTCTGGTCCGCCAGCACTTCCAGCTTCACCAGGTTGTGGCCACCGAGCAGCTCACGGGCCAGGCGGCAGGTGCGCACAGCCTCGGTAGCGTCGAAGCAACCGGCGGTGTTAGGCAGGAAGGTGTAGCGATCCGGCGACAGGACTTCGAGCAGGTTCGGTTCGCCCGGGGTCTGGCCGAGGTTGGTGCGGCGCACGGCGAAGGTGACGATCTCGGCACCCGAGGCCTCGATGGCCAGGCGGGTTTCTTCCATGTCGCGGTACTTGCCGGTGCCTACCAGCAAACGCGACTGGTAAGTACGACCGGCCAGGACGAAGGGCTTGTCGCTACGAACGATGCTCATGGGAAATCCTCTGTAGGGGTGAGGTTCTTGCAGAATTCTGTGCCCTTGCGGGCCGGGCGACTAGCCGCCGCCGATGGCGTGTACCACTTCGACGGAATCGCCGTCGTTCAATGTGGTGTCCGCATGCTGGCTGCGCGGGACGATATCCAGATTGAGTTCGACCGCTACCCGGCGTCCGGTCAATTCCAGACGGGTCAGCAGGGCCGCAACGGTTTCACCGTCGGGCAGTTCAAGGGATTCGCCGTTCAACTGAATGCGCATGCCGGATGCCGCCATCATTTTTAGGGGCTGGCATTCTAGCCCGATCAGTCTTGGCGACCCAAGCCATTCGTCATGAAATGGACCACCCGGTCAGCTCAACCGCCAGGCGGCAAGGCCCAGACAAAGCCAACCGATCAGGAATGCGAGGCCGCCGAAGGGCGTGATGATTCCGAGCTTGCTGATACCGGTCAGGGTCAACAGGTACAGACTGCCGGAAAACAGCAGGATGCCAATGGCAAACGAGGCGCCGGCCCACGTGATCAAACGAC contains:
- a CDS encoding YggT family protein, which produces MLGLNDAAIFIIKTLGSLYLLIVLLRFILQLVRANFYNPLCQFIVKATQPLLKPLRRVIPSMFGLDMSSLVLALIVQMLLIAVIVSLKGFMVDWVLLVPWALIALFSLFLNIIFWAMIISVILSWVAPGSHNPGAELVAQITEPVLAPFRRIIPNLGGLDISPIFAFIVIQLLQSWLIPRLAYFALMPQGLLGLI
- a CDS encoding dihydroorotase, producing the protein MKLSILGARVIDPVSGLDQVTDIHIEACKIVALGAAPAGFVAVDTIDAQGLVAAPGLVDLNVALREPGYSRKGSIVSETRAAAAGGVTSLCCPPKTKPVLDTSAVAELILDRAREAGNTKVFPIGALSKGLDGEQLAELVALRDAGCVAFGNGLESFRNTRTLCRALEYAATFDLTVIFNSQDHDLAEGGLAHEGPTASFLGLPGIPETAETVALARDLLLVEQSGVRAHFSQLTSARGVALIAQAQARGLPVTADVALYQLILTDEALIDFSSLYHVQPPLRTRADRDGLREAVKSGVVSAISSHHQPHERDAKLAPFGATEPGISSVELLLPLAMTLVEDGLLDLPTLLARLSAGPAQALRLPAGKLAVGGAADIVLFDPAASTVAGETWLSKGENCPFIGHSLPGVVRYTLVDGRISHQA
- a CDS encoding aspartate carbamoyltransferase catalytic subunit; the protein is MTPLETKRPLQLNDQGQLRHFLSLDGLRRELLTEILDTADSFLEVGARAVKKVPLLRGKTVCNVFFENSTRTRTTFELAAQRLSADVITLNVSTSSASKGETLLDTLRNLEAMAADMFVVRHGDSGAAHFIAEHVCPQVAIINGGDGRHAHPTQGMLDMLTIRRHKGSFENLSVAIVGDILHSRVARSNMLALKTLGCPDIRVIAPKTLLPIGIEQYGVKVYTDMTEGLKDVDVVIMLRLQRERMTGGLLPSEGEFYRLFGLTTARLAGAKPDCIVMHPGPINRGVEIESAVADGPHSVILNQVTYGIAIRMAVLSMAMSGQTAQRQFEQENVQ
- a CDS encoding YggS family pyridoxal phosphate-dependent enzyme; its protein translation is MSTIADNIELVSSRIRAAALAAHRDEHSVQLLAVSKTKPAEALREAHAAGLRDFGENYLQEALGKQLELADLPLIWHFIGPIQSNKTRAIAEHFAWVHSVDRLKIAQRLSEQRPADLPPLNICIQVNVSGEASKSGCTPADLPALANAISELPRIKLRGLMAIPEPTEDRAAQDAAFAAVQSLQASLNLPLDTLSMGMSHDLESAIAQGATWVRIGTALFGARDYGQP
- a CDS encoding NINE protein, with amino-acid sequence MNTYRHPVPHQDTHSKVIGYLLWIFGFTGAHRFYYGKPVTGTIWFFTLGLLGIGWLIDVFLIPAMDREADLRFTAGPIEYNVAWILLTFLGVFGVHRMYQGKWISGLLYLVTGGLFFLGVLYDFWTLNDQVSVRNAQNRGTFQ
- the proC gene encoding pyrroline-5-carboxylate reductase, producing the protein MSKTRIAFIGAGNMAASLIGGLRAKGLDAAQIRASDPGAETRTKVNAEHGIEVFADNAEAIQGADVVVLAVKPQAMKAVCEAIRPSLKPDQLVVSIAAGITCASMNNWLGAQPIVRCMPNTPALLRQGVSGLFATAEVTAEQRQQAQELLSAVGIALWLDEEQQLDAVTAVSGSGPAYFFLLIEAMTAAGVKLGLPADIAAQLTLQTALGAAHMAVASDVDAAELRRRVTSPAGTTEAAIKSFQAGGFEALVEKALGAAAHRSAEMAEQLGR
- a CDS encoding type IV pilus twitching motility protein PilT — its product is MDITELLAFSAKQGASDLHLSAGLPPMIRVDGDVRRINLPALDHKEVQELVYDIMNDTQRVDFEKHLETDFSFDVPGVARFRVNAFNQSRGAGAVFRTIPSKVLSMEDLGMGEVFRKITDSPRGLVLVTGPTGSGKSTTLAAMIDYLNNHRHHHILTIEDPIEFVHESRKCLINQREVHRDTRSFATALRSALREDPDVILVGEMRDLETIRLALTAAETGHLVFGTLHTTSAAKTIDRIVDVFPGEEKSMVRSMLSESLLAVVSQTLVKKIGGGRIAAHEIMLGTSAIRNLIREDKVAQMYSSIQTGGNLGMQTLDMCLKELVTKGLISREHARDKARSPDNF
- a CDS encoding C40 family peptidase, with amino-acid sequence MRPFFKTWLTICLLMPLAAHATNREQRLPNVNGYTPKSHVSAPSSKNKQTAKQPTSLSKANSKLVPPMATKESSNVLSRAVNVLGTPYRWGGSSPSKGFDCSGLVKYAFNDATFDLPRTSNAMASGHGEKVERGDLKPGDLIFFNIKSRRVNHVAIYLGNDRFIHAPRRGKSVTIDTLKKPYWESHYVVAKRVLPKEKNTLQVVQR